Part of the Streptomyces sp. NBC_01264 genome, AGGGCCACCGCACCAGTGCGGCGGCCCTGGTCAGACTCGGGGACGGCTCCGAGATACGGGCGCGCGGGTACGCCATGCGACACCCCTCCGACCCGGAGCAGCTGAAGGTCGGGGAGGAGATCGCGGGCGCTCGCGCGCTGATGGACATCGCATCGCAGATGCTGCAGAAGGCTCACACGGAGATCGACGCGGCGACGGGCCGGCACTCGTACCCGCTGCACTGACCGACGCACCGAGATCCGTACGTCGTGGCCCGTCCGCCCCCGTGGACGGGCCGCGGTGGTGTCGCGGTGGCCTCGTGGTGCTGCCTACCGCGTTCGGCGTTCGAAGACGACGGACGACAGGG contains:
- a CDS encoding DUF1876 domain-containing protein, whose translation is MTTLVGWHVELEFTEEGHRTSAAALVRLGDGSEIRARGYAMRHPSDPEQLKVGEEIAGARALMDIASQMLQKAHTEIDAATGRHSYPLH